The following proteins are co-located in the Manihot esculenta cultivar AM560-2 chromosome 9, M.esculenta_v8, whole genome shotgun sequence genome:
- the LOC110623220 gene encoding probable protein phosphatase 2C 38, with translation MVKTCWRTRIDDDASGKAEGLMWHKDLGNHLYGEFSMAVIQANNLLEDHCQLESGPLSSSNSGPYGTFIGVYDGHAGTEASRFISHNLFSNFKALVSEHHEISENVINKAFSATEEDFLCLVKKQWLSRPQIASVGSCCLVGVVCNGQLYIANAGDSRVALGRAEPGIRRVKAIQLSREHNANIESVRNELRSLHPDDSQIVVLKHKVWRVKGIIQVSRSIGDAYLKRTEFNREPLQSKYRLAEPFHKLILGSEPSILVHKLQPEDQFLIFASDGLCISATKKLSKLCKISLAM, from the exons ATGGTTAAAACATGTTGGAGAACTCGTATTGACGATGATGCCAGTGGAAAAGCTGAAGGATTGATGTGGCACAAGGACTTGggaaaccatctttatggagagTTCTCAATGGCTGTTATTCAAGCCAACAATTTATTGGAGGATCATTGTCAGCTTGAATCAGGGCCTTTGAGCTCCAGCAATTCAGGGCCCTATGGAACTTTTATTGGCGTATATGATGGACATGCAGGAACTGAGGCTTCAAGGTTTATCAGTCACAATCTTTTCTCCAATTTCAAGG CATTGGTGTCTGAGCATCATGAGATATCAGAAAATGTTATAAATAAGGCTTTTTCAGCAACAGAAGAGGACTTTCTGTGTCTTGTGAAAAAACAGTGGCTCAGTAGACCCCAAATAGCATCAGTGGGATCTTGCTGTCTGGTGGGAGTTGTATGCAATGGACAGTTGTATATTGCGAATGCTGGAGACTCTCGCGTAGCTTTAGGAAGAGCAGAACCAGGAATCCGGAGAGTTAAAGCCATACAATTATCTAGGGAGCACAATGCAAATATAGAATCTGTTAGAAATGAACTTCGATCTCTACATCCTGATGATTCCCAGATTGTTGTCTTGAAGCACAAAGTCTGGCGTGTCAAAGGCATCATACAG GTTTCAAGATCCATTGGGGATGCCTATCTTAAAAGGACAGAATTCAACAGAGAGCCTCTGCAGTCCAAGTACAGATTAGCTGAACCTTTCCACAAGCTAATCCTTGGCTCAGAGCCATCCATCTTAGTCCACAAACTCCAACCAGAAGATCAGTTCCTCATATTTGCTTCTGATGGTTTATGCATCTCAGCAACCAAGAAGCTGTCGAAACTCTGCAAAATTTCCCTCGCAATGTAA